The Burkholderiaceae bacterium genome contains a region encoding:
- a CDS encoding LysR family transcriptional regulator, with amino-acid sequence MAPDDLTLISVFVRVARCMSFSGAAAELQVSPGTVSRQIARLEKKMGVQLLERSTRKVALTEIGSTFYESSSHVLQLAEESIAQVQDLQSEPRGTLRLTAPMLFSVKHLGPLISRFSERYPNVDVRLKTSDQLESLSQGDLDIAVRITNHLDDGVIAKRLTSIHWAVCASPRYLARHRAPNTPADLAEHECYHYPSVIKHGRWSFARGDSVYSVPVHARFHVNSSQIIADHALAGLGVALLPTYLVGEHLKSGTLKPLLPDYLPTINSALYALYLPNRYMTAKVHCFLEMLQETFVDPPYWDMPASSDRQAKD; translated from the coding sequence ATGGCCCCTGACGATCTGACCTTGATCTCGGTGTTTGTGCGAGTGGCCCGCTGCATGAGTTTTTCCGGCGCGGCGGCGGAATTGCAGGTGTCCCCGGGCACGGTCAGCCGGCAGATCGCCAGGCTGGAGAAAAAAATGGGCGTCCAACTCCTGGAGCGAAGCACCCGCAAGGTCGCCTTGACGGAGATCGGAAGCACCTTTTACGAATCCAGCAGCCACGTCCTGCAGCTGGCAGAGGAGTCCATTGCCCAGGTACAGGACCTCCAGTCCGAGCCGCGCGGAACGCTGCGCTTGACAGCCCCCATGCTGTTCAGCGTCAAGCACCTGGGCCCACTGATCTCGCGCTTTTCCGAGCGCTACCCGAACGTCGACGTCCGTCTCAAGACGTCCGACCAGTTGGAAAGCCTGTCCCAGGGCGACCTCGACATTGCCGTGCGGATCACCAACCACCTCGACGATGGCGTCATCGCCAAGCGGCTGACGAGCATCCACTGGGCCGTCTGCGCCAGTCCCAGGTACCTGGCCCGGCACCGGGCACCCAACACGCCAGCCGACCTCGCGGAACACGAGTGCTACCACTATCCAAGCGTCATCAAGCATGGGCGCTGGAGCTTCGCGCGGGGCGACTCGGTGTACAGCGTGCCCGTCCACGCCCGCTTTCATGTCAACAGCAGCCAGATCATTGCGGACCACGCACTCGCCGGCCTGGGCGTTGCCTTGCTGCCGACCTATCTCGTCGGCGAGCATCTCAAATCCGGCACGCTCAAGCCCCTGCTGCCGGACTATCTTCCCACCATCAACAGTGCGCTGTACGCCCTGTACCTGCCCAACCGGTACATGACGGCCAAGGTGCACTGCTTTCTCGAGATGCTCCAGGAAACCTTCGTCGACCCGCCCTACTGGGACATGCCGGCATCATCCGATCGGCAGGCAAAAGACTGA
- a CDS encoding transporter substrate-binding domain-containing protein, whose translation MKSKIRAIHLGALAVLLGVAGTAAHADQLDDIKASGVLKCGVGSQYKPFSFVEDPKTRKFVGYDVDICDAVAARIGVKPELVFITGATRITDLQSGRTDIALANLTHTPERAELVDFSDNYFSVPVKVMVPASSSIKSFADLPGKRMSGISGSNHEVKVPKVAKGVDLKVFPSPANAFLALEQGKVESMVGDETTLLGLIGTKHNQWRILDQPVDVQQIGIGVRKGEARVRAAVNETLADLEKSGKAAQIFDHWFGKDSDLKMKREFVFAPYKQP comes from the coding sequence ATGAAATCCAAGATTCGAGCGATACATCTGGGCGCGCTGGCCGTGCTGCTCGGCGTGGCGGGCACGGCGGCGCATGCCGACCAGCTCGACGACATCAAGGCGTCGGGCGTGCTCAAGTGCGGCGTGGGTTCGCAGTACAAGCCGTTCTCCTTCGTGGAAGATCCGAAGACGCGCAAGTTCGTGGGCTATGACGTGGACATCTGCGATGCCGTGGCCGCCAGGATCGGCGTCAAGCCGGAGCTGGTTTTCATCACGGGCGCCACCCGCATCACCGATTTGCAGTCCGGCCGAACCGACATCGCGCTGGCCAACCTCACTCACACGCCGGAGCGTGCCGAGCTGGTCGATTTCAGCGACAACTATTTCTCCGTTCCCGTGAAGGTCATGGTTCCGGCGTCCTCGTCCATCAAGAGCTTTGCCGATCTTCCGGGCAAGCGCATGTCGGGCATCAGCGGCTCCAACCACGAGGTCAAGGTGCCCAAGGTGGCCAAGGGTGTCGATCTGAAGGTTTTTCCTTCGCCGGCCAACGCCTTTCTGGCCCTGGAGCAGGGCAAGGTGGAGTCCATGGTTGGGGACGAGACCACGCTTCTCGGATTGATCGGCACCAAGCACAACCAGTGGCGCATCCTCGACCAGCCGGTTGACGTCCAGCAGATCGGCATCGGCGTGCGTAAGGGCGAAGCGAGGGTGCGGGCTGCCGTGAACGAGACCCTCGCCGACCTGGAAAAGTCGGGCAAGGCGGCGCAGATATTCGACCACTGGTTTGGCAAGGATTCCGACCTGAAGATGAAGCGCGAGTTCGTCTTCGCGCCCTACAAGCAGCCCTGA
- a CDS encoding amino acid ABC transporter ATP-binding protein produces the protein MSISDKPKAIEFRGVSKRFGDNLVLKDVSIDFLQGEVVVICGPSGSGKSTLLRTITRLETIEAGSILIEGRETGHSAKDVNAMRQRVGFVFQSFNLFPHLSVMDNICLAPRHLLKLSEPEARERAMALLTRVGLASKADASPNQLSGGQQQRVAIARTLAMQPPIILFDEPTSALDPEMVGEVLAVIRELAHEGMTLLCVTHEMGFAREVADRIVFMADGQIIEDATPEQFFTATRTARAKAFLSEVRHA, from the coding sequence ATGTCAATCTCCGACAAACCAAAAGCCATCGAGTTCCGGGGTGTCAGCAAACGCTTCGGCGACAACCTGGTCCTGAAGGATGTCTCCATCGACTTCCTGCAGGGCGAGGTGGTCGTTATCTGCGGCCCCTCGGGCTCGGGCAAGTCGACGCTGCTGCGCACCATCACCCGGCTGGAGACGATCGAGGCCGGCAGCATTCTCATCGAGGGCCGCGAGACCGGCCACTCGGCCAAGGACGTGAACGCGATGCGCCAGCGGGTCGGCTTCGTGTTCCAGAGCTTCAACCTGTTCCCGCACCTGTCGGTGATGGACAACATCTGCCTGGCGCCGCGTCATCTGCTCAAGCTCTCGGAGCCCGAGGCCAGGGAGCGCGCGATGGCGCTGCTGACGCGTGTGGGACTGGCCTCGAAGGCCGACGCCTCGCCCAATCAACTCTCGGGCGGGCAGCAGCAGCGCGTGGCCATTGCCCGCACCCTGGCCATGCAGCCGCCCATCATCCTGTTCGACGAACCGACCAGCGCGCTGGACCCGGAGATGGTGGGCGAGGTGCTGGCCGTGATCCGCGAGCTGGCCCACGAGGGGATGACCCTGCTGTGCGTGACGCATGAGATGGGTTTTGCGCGCGAGGTGGCCGATCGCATCGTTTTCATGGCGGATGGCCAGATCATCGAGGATGCGACGCCCGAGCAGTTCTTCACGGCGACGCGCACCGCCCGCGCGAAGGCTTTTCTTTCGGAGGTTCGACATGCCTGA
- a CDS encoding DUF169 domain-containing protein, whose protein sequence is MPDVSTVPAPAIDGAVLAEHLFRLLRLKTTPIGVQMFERVEDMEAVPKIRRPGGAIYTTDQIMGQAARLGFTVGITAADLVGPQCGAVIGLAPQDEEWKAGKPFAGVWFATEEDAGAHQRAMHCVPYGRYKAMAVSPLASGRLNPDICLVYANPAQMILLINGLQWKGYRKLEWGAVGESACADSWGRALATGEPSLSLPCFPERRYGGVPDDELLMALKPVDLAKAVEGLEALARNGLRYPIPPYEVQSDVRAGMSVSYGRK, encoded by the coding sequence ATGCCTGACGTTTCCACTGTTCCGGCCCCGGCGATCGACGGCGCGGTTCTGGCCGAGCACCTGTTTCGCCTGCTGCGGCTGAAAACCACGCCGATCGGCGTCCAGATGTTCGAGCGCGTGGAGGATATGGAGGCCGTGCCCAAGATCCGGCGGCCCGGCGGCGCCATCTACACCACCGACCAGATCATGGGGCAGGCGGCGCGCCTGGGGTTCACCGTGGGCATCACGGCCGCCGATCTGGTCGGACCTCAGTGCGGCGCTGTCATCGGCCTGGCACCCCAGGACGAGGAGTGGAAGGCGGGTAAGCCCTTCGCCGGGGTGTGGTTCGCCACCGAGGAGGATGCCGGTGCGCATCAGCGGGCCATGCACTGCGTGCCCTATGGGCGCTACAAGGCCATGGCGGTTTCGCCGCTGGCCAGCGGCCGGTTGAACCCCGACATCTGTCTGGTGTATGCCAATCCCGCGCAGATGATCCTGCTGATCAACGGCCTGCAGTGGAAGGGCTACCGCAAGCTCGAGTGGGGCGCCGTGGGCGAGTCGGCCTGCGCCGACTCCTGGGGCCGTGCGCTGGCAACGGGCGAGCCGAGCCTGTCGCTGCCGTGCTTTCCCGAGCGGCGCTATGGGGGCGTGCCCGACGACGAACTGCTGATGGCCCTCAAGCCGGTCGATCTGGCCAAGGCGGTCGAGGGCCTGGAAGCCCTGGCGCGCAATGGCTTGCGCTACCCCATCCCGCCGTATGAAGTGCAGTCCGACGTGCGCGCCGGGATGTCTGTGAGCTACGGCAGGAAGTAA
- a CDS encoding amino acid ABC transporter permease: MLLKGIETTLALTAGALIGGLLLGMVVAFCRLAPSRWIRVPATVYVELVRTIPLLVHLMFWYFAVPEMLPDETRRALYKHDVGFYAALAALILYSAAFISEDLRSGIRGIPRGQAEAANSLGFGFFDTFRLVILPQALRATVPPLLGQAMTITKNTTVAMMIGVGELAFVTQAVQDASFLSAGVYAFTTVFFLLVAVVLTGLGQWYQRRFPRK; encoded by the coding sequence ATGCTGCTCAAGGGCATCGAGACAACCCTGGCTCTGACGGCTGGGGCTCTGATCGGCGGGCTGCTGCTGGGCATGGTGGTGGCGTTTTGCAGGTTGGCGCCGTCGCGCTGGATCCGGGTACCTGCCACCGTCTACGTGGAACTGGTGCGGACGATCCCCCTGCTGGTGCACCTGATGTTCTGGTACTTCGCGGTGCCGGAGATGCTGCCCGATGAAACCAGGCGCGCGCTGTACAAGCACGACGTGGGCTTCTACGCGGCGCTGGCCGCGCTGATCCTGTACTCGGCGGCCTTCATCTCGGAAGACCTGCGCAGCGGCATCCGGGGCATTCCGCGCGGACAGGCGGAAGCCGCCAATTCCCTGGGCTTCGGCTTCTTCGATACCTTCCGGCTGGTCATCCTGCCCCAGGCTTTGCGCGCCACGGTGCCGCCGCTGTTGGGCCAGGCCATGACGATCACCAAGAACACCACCGTGGCCATGATGATCGGCGTGGGCGAGCTGGCCTTCGTTACCCAGGCCGTGCAGGACGCATCCTTCCTGAGCGCGGGCGTCTATGCCTTCACCACGGTCTTTTTCCTGCTCGTCGCCGTCGTGCTGACGGGGCTTGGCCAGTGGTATCAGCGCCGCTTTCCGAGGAAGTGA
- a CDS encoding DUF411 domain-containing protein, translated as MTLPASPSSRRHALRWAAAGVAAVAGGPLWAQRAPKATAVEVWKDASCGCCHDWIAHMEQNGFAVTAHDGGNNAVRARLGLATKYGSCHTALVGGYVIEGHVGAAEVRRLLRERPDALGLAVPGMPVGSPGMDGAVYGGRRDRYDTVLVLRDGTSRVYQKHG; from the coding sequence ATGACTCTGCCCGCGTCCCCCTCATCGCGCCGCCATGCCCTGCGCTGGGCCGCCGCCGGCGTGGCCGCCGTGGCCGGCGGCCCCCTGTGGGCGCAGCGCGCGCCCAAGGCCACGGCGGTCGAAGTCTGGAAGGACGCCAGTTGCGGCTGCTGCCACGACTGGATCGCGCACATGGAACAAAACGGCTTTGCCGTGACCGCGCACGACGGCGGCAACAACGCCGTGCGCGCCCGGTTGGGGCTGGCGACGAAATACGGCTCCTGCCACACGGCCCTGGTGGGCGGCTACGTGATCGAGGGCCACGTGGGCGCGGCCGAGGTGCGGCGCCTGCTGCGCGAGCGCCCCGACGCGCTGGGCCTGGCGGTGCCGGGCATGCCGGTGGGCTCGCCCGGCATGGACGGCGCGGTCTACGGCGGGCGGCGCGACCGCTACGACACCGTGCTGGTGCTGCGCGACGGCACGAGCCGCGTGTACCAGAAGCACGGCTGA
- the metC gene encoding cystathionine beta-lyase produces the protein MSDISTASPMHPETSVTHVGRDARLSSGLVNIPPYRGSTVIFDSVEQLRNSSGHRAYGRWGTPTTRALEAALAELEGGANSMLTPSGLSAITTAMMASVKPGDHVLVVDSVYPPVRNFCEAVLKSQGVSTTYYPPLIGAGIAALIQPNTTVVYTESPGSGTFEVQDIPAICAAAHAAGARVLMDNTWGTALNFQALRHGVDLSIHSLTKYVVGHSDALMGVIVARTRDLYQQVRAFHGALGLTVSPDDAFLGLRGLRTLAVRLRQHQEGAMQVARWLSEQPSVREVLYPALPGARGHELWKRDFQGASGLFGLVLKPASEAAVTAMLDGMVLFKMGFSWGGFESLIVPVKPGGHRASSPVAPGDVCLRMHVGLEHPQDLIADLAAGLERLSACRD, from the coding sequence ATGAGTGACATCTCCACCGCCTCCCCCATGCATCCCGAAACGTCCGTGACCCATGTGGGGCGTGACGCCCGGCTGTCCAGTGGATTGGTCAACATCCCGCCCTACCGTGGCTCCACCGTGATTTTCGATTCCGTGGAGCAACTCAGGAACTCGAGCGGACATCGGGCCTACGGCCGGTGGGGAACACCCACCACCCGTGCCCTCGAGGCCGCGCTCGCCGAACTTGAGGGAGGCGCCAATTCGATGCTGACGCCTTCCGGGCTGTCGGCCATCACCACGGCCATGATGGCCAGCGTGAAGCCCGGCGATCACGTCCTGGTTGTGGACAGCGTTTACCCGCCGGTGCGCAATTTCTGTGAGGCGGTGCTCAAGAGCCAGGGCGTGAGCACCACCTACTACCCGCCCCTGATCGGCGCCGGTATCGCCGCGCTGATTCAGCCGAACACCACGGTCGTGTACACCGAGTCGCCGGGCTCGGGGACTTTCGAGGTGCAGGATATTCCGGCGATCTGCGCCGCAGCCCATGCCGCCGGCGCCAGGGTTCTGATGGACAACACCTGGGGGACGGCGCTGAATTTCCAGGCGCTGAGGCACGGGGTGGATCTGTCCATTCATTCGCTGACCAAGTACGTCGTGGGCCATTCGGATGCACTGATGGGCGTGATCGTGGCGCGCACGCGGGATCTGTACCAGCAGGTCCGAGCCTTTCACGGTGCCCTGGGCCTCACGGTGTCCCCGGACGACGCGTTTCTGGGCCTGCGCGGCCTGCGTACCTTGGCGGTGCGGCTACGGCAGCACCAGGAAGGGGCGATGCAGGTGGCCCGATGGTTGAGCGAGCAGCCATCGGTGCGCGAGGTGCTGTATCCCGCTCTGCCGGGCGCGCGCGGCCATGAACTGTGGAAGCGCGATTTCCAGGGCGCCAGCGGCTTGTTCGGCCTGGTGCTGAAGCCGGCTTCCGAAGCCGCCGTGACGGCCATGCTCGATGGCATGGTTCTGTTCAAGATGGGATTCAGCTGGGGCGGCTTCGAGAGCCTGATCGTGCCCGTGAAGCCGGGCGGCCATCGCGCAAGCAGCCCGGTTGCCCCGGGCGACGTCTGCCTGCGCATGCACGTTGGCCTGGAGCACCCTCAGGACCTGATTGCCGATCTGGCCGCCGGGCTGGAGCGTCTTTCGGCCTGCAGGGATTGA
- a CDS encoding thioredoxin family protein — protein MGARAQIGSKSEVSTEQVRARLLAWAPQGVPTGAAATGAPGTVWVGLQITHQPGWHTYWKNSGDSGLPTELQWTLPPGVMAGDIAWPLPRKIPIANLANYGYEGTVLLPVPLIVTPDYKPGPLVESMDIGLKASWLVCRQECIPQEGEFALRLPLRSSTALDGPAFEAALKSQPAELTGAQQAQVAGERLQVRITGLPDAVRGQALELFPETPNILLTAATRGDAPGPRTWTQRWDGAVWTADVPLSPDRAGSPAQMPLVLVADNGQGWRADAAVGGTWPAPAPAAGVSPALEAALAANAARGVPGGAPAAPRSAPSAVPVATFAWALLGALVGGMLLNLMPCVFPVLAIKVLGFARHGDDRRAHRISGLAYSTGVVLSFVALGALMLALRAAGEQLGWGFQLQSPLVVALLGTLFAVLGLNLAGVFEFGRFLPSGVATLQARHPVVDAGLSGVLAVAVASPCTAPFMGASLGLAVGLPAAQALALFAALGLGMALPYLAASWLPAVARALPRPGAWMDVFKKFMAFPMFGTAVWLLWVLGQQSGIDGAGALLALWVALALLLWALGLAGRARWVIASLALAFTAFLAQAIGPNVLRGADSAADPAAAPAQAAAAGERWQPWSPARVQALLGEGRPVFVDFTAAWCVTCQYNKKTTLASAEVLAAMDAARVQTLRADWTRRDAVISAELQRLGRSGVPVYVLLAPGQAPVVFSEVLSAADVKGALAALKS, from the coding sequence ATGGGCGCCAGGGCTCAAATCGGCTCCAAATCCGAGGTTTCCACCGAGCAGGTGCGTGCCCGGCTGCTGGCCTGGGCGCCGCAGGGCGTGCCCACCGGTGCCGCAGCCACGGGCGCACCGGGCACGGTCTGGGTGGGCCTGCAGATCACGCACCAGCCGGGCTGGCACACCTACTGGAAGAACTCCGGCGACTCGGGCCTGCCCACCGAGCTGCAGTGGACGCTGCCGCCCGGCGTGATGGCCGGCGACATCGCCTGGCCGCTGCCCCGCAAAATCCCCATCGCCAACCTGGCCAACTACGGCTACGAGGGCACCGTGCTGCTGCCGGTGCCGCTGATCGTCACGCCCGACTACAAGCCCGGCCCGCTGGTCGAGTCGATGGACATCGGCCTGAAGGCCAGCTGGCTGGTGTGCCGCCAGGAGTGCATTCCGCAGGAGGGCGAGTTCGCGCTGCGCCTGCCGCTGCGCAGCTCCACCGCGCTGGACGGCCCCGCCTTCGAGGCGGCGCTGAAGAGCCAGCCTGCCGAATTGACGGGCGCGCAGCAGGCGCAGGTGGCCGGCGAGCGCCTGCAGGTGCGCATCACCGGCCTGCCGGATGCGGTGCGCGGGCAGGCGCTGGAGCTGTTTCCCGAGACGCCCAACATCCTGCTGACCGCCGCCACGCGGGGCGACGCGCCCGGCCCGCGCACCTGGACGCAGCGCTGGGACGGCGCGGTGTGGACGGCCGACGTGCCCCTGTCGCCCGACCGCGCCGGCAGCCCCGCCCAGATGCCGCTGGTGCTGGTGGCCGACAACGGCCAGGGCTGGCGCGCCGACGCCGCCGTCGGCGGCACCTGGCCCGCGCCGGCCCCGGCGGCCGGCGTGTCGCCCGCGCTGGAGGCCGCGCTGGCCGCCAACGCCGCGCGCGGCGTGCCGGGCGGCGCCCCGGCCGCGCCTCGCAGCGCGCCATCGGCCGTGCCGGTGGCCACCTTCGCGTGGGCGCTGCTGGGCGCGCTGGTGGGCGGCATGCTGCTCAACCTCATGCCCTGCGTGTTTCCGGTGCTGGCCATCAAGGTGCTGGGCTTTGCCCGCCATGGCGACGACCGGCGCGCGCACCGCATCAGCGGCCTGGCCTACAGCACGGGCGTGGTGCTGTCCTTCGTCGCCCTGGGTGCGCTGATGCTGGCGCTGCGCGCCGCCGGCGAGCAGCTGGGCTGGGGCTTTCAGCTGCAGTCGCCGCTGGTGGTGGCGCTGCTGGGCACGCTGTTTGCCGTGCTGGGGCTGAACCTGGCGGGGGTGTTCGAGTTCGGCCGCTTCCTGCCCAGCGGCGTGGCCACGCTGCAGGCGCGCCATCCGGTGGTCGACGCCGGGCTGTCGGGCGTGCTGGCGGTGGCCGTGGCCTCGCCCTGCACGGCGCCCTTCATGGGGGCCTCGCTGGGGCTGGCCGTGGGGCTGCCGGCGGCGCAGGCGCTGGCGCTGTTTGCCGCCCTGGGGCTGGGCATGGCGCTGCCCTACCTGGCGGCCAGCTGGCTGCCGGCGGTGGCGCGCGCGCTGCCGCGGCCCGGCGCGTGGATGGACGTGTTCAAGAAGTTCATGGCCTTTCCCATGTTCGGCACCGCCGTGTGGCTGCTGTGGGTGCTGGGCCAGCAAAGCGGCATCGACGGCGCGGGCGCGCTGCTGGCGCTGTGGGTGGCGCTGGCGCTGCTGCTGTGGGCGCTGGGCCTGGCGGGGCGCGCGCGCTGGGTGATCGCGTCGCTGGCGCTGGCCTTCACCGCCTTCCTGGCCCAGGCCATCGGCCCCAACGTGCTGCGCGGCGCCGACTCAGCCGCCGATCCCGCCGCCGCGCCGGCCCAGGCCGCGGCGGCAGGGGAGCGCTGGCAGCCCTGGTCGCCCGCGCGCGTGCAGGCGCTGCTGGGCGAGGGCCGGCCGGTGTTCGTCGACTTCACCGCCGCCTGGTGCGTGACCTGCCAGTACAACAAGAAGACCACGCTGGCCAGCGCCGAGGTGCTGGCCGCCATGGACGCCGCCCGCGTGCAGACCCTGCGCGCCGACTGGACGCGGCGCGATGCGGTCATCAGCGCCGAGCTGCAAAGGCTGGGCCGCAGCGGCGTGCCGGTGTACGTGCTGCTGGCGCCGGGGCAGGCGCCGGTGGTGTTTTCCGAGGTGCTCAGCGCGGCCGACGTGAAGGGCGCGCTGGCGGCGCTGAAGTCGTAG
- a CDS encoding class I SAM-dependent methyltransferase, with translation MQLSASSPFDATLNHWAERLRARLDVPVLVRWKAGTGLKLGRFDSPRVTLDVRDAKGAAALLSPSLDSLGEAYVEGHLDVTGTVQDIIDVAHRLATAGGGADPDKAGWMGRMVRRVADARHHSKNEDRAAIHYHYDVSNAFYAQWLDPAMVYSCAYFETGTETLEQAQQKKIDHILAKLRVEPGQRLLDIGCGWGALVLRAAQKFGARCVGITLSQNQFDLACERVRAAGLADRVEIRLQDYRDVTETFDCITSVGMCEHVGLKNLEPYFQIIHDRLAPGGWALNHGITSTDADNAETSHGGGRFIDRYVFPQGELPHVSLVLSTLQRGGLEPVDAESLRRHYARTLQCWSDNFEAGGEHLKSLVDEKKWRIWRMYLVGCQWAFEHDEISLFQVLCRRAGQSATTLPWSRRFMYGGA, from the coding sequence ATGCAACTGTCAGCCTCGTCCCCGTTCGATGCCACCCTCAACCACTGGGCCGAGCGCCTGCGCGCGCGGCTCGACGTGCCGGTGCTGGTGCGCTGGAAGGCCGGCACTGGCCTGAAGCTGGGCCGCTTCGACAGCCCGCGCGTGACGCTGGACGTGCGCGACGCCAAGGGCGCGGCGGCGCTGCTGTCCCCCTCGCTGGACAGCCTGGGCGAGGCCTACGTCGAAGGCCACCTGGACGTCACCGGCACGGTGCAGGACATCATCGACGTCGCGCATCGCCTGGCGACCGCGGGCGGCGGCGCCGACCCCGACAAGGCCGGCTGGATGGGCCGCATGGTGCGCCGGGTGGCCGATGCGCGGCACCACAGCAAGAACGAGGACCGCGCCGCCATCCACTACCACTACGACGTCTCCAACGCCTTCTACGCCCAGTGGCTGGACCCGGCCATGGTGTACTCGTGCGCCTACTTCGAGACCGGCACCGAGACGCTGGAGCAGGCGCAGCAGAAAAAGATCGACCACATCCTGGCCAAGCTGCGCGTGGAGCCCGGCCAGCGCCTGCTGGACATCGGCTGCGGCTGGGGCGCGCTGGTGCTGCGCGCGGCGCAGAAGTTCGGCGCGCGCTGCGTGGGGATCACGCTGTCGCAAAACCAGTTCGACCTGGCCTGCGAACGCGTGCGCGCCGCCGGCCTCGCGGACCGCGTCGAGATCCGGCTGCAGGACTACCGCGACGTCACCGAGACGTTCGACTGCATCACCAGCGTGGGCATGTGCGAGCACGTCGGGCTGAAGAACCTGGAGCCCTACTTCCAGATCATCCACGACCGCCTGGCGCCCGGCGGCTGGGCGCTGAACCACGGCATCACCTCCACCGACGCCGACAACGCCGAGACCAGCCACGGCGGCGGGCGCTTCATCGACCGCTACGTGTTCCCGCAGGGCGAGCTGCCGCACGTCAGCCTGGTGCTGTCGACCCTGCAGCGCGGCGGACTGGAGCCGGTGGACGCCGAAAGCCTGCGCCGCCACTACGCGCGCACCCTGCAGTGCTGGAGCGACAACTTCGAGGCCGGAGGCGAGCACTTGAAAAGCCTGGTGGACGAGAAGAAGTGGCGCATCTGGCGCATGTACCTGGTCGGCTGCCAGTGGGCCTTCGAGCACGACGAGATTTCGCTCTTCCAGGTGCTGTGCCGCCGCGCCGGCCAAAGCGCCACCACCTTGCCCTGGTCGCGCCGGTTCATGTACGGCGGCGCCTGA
- a CDS encoding alanyl-tRNA editing protein → MTEELFRQNATLEHCAARVLAVGEAGVVLDRTVFYPLGGGQAGDAGWLQTADGTRIAIADTRKEKDAEGRITGRIVHWPAPDQPDALSKLNVGDTVTARIDMPRRRRLMRFHTASHLLCHLVPVPVNGCSITPEHARIDFHMSEPLDREQLTAGLARLVAAGLPVVVGAVTDAELDAHPELVKSMSVQPPRGSGTVRTIRIGAPAGAGPLIDLQPCGGTHVANTAEIGTVVVTKIEKKSAMTRRVVLGLID, encoded by the coding sequence ATGACCGAGGAACTCTTTCGCCAAAACGCAACACTCGAACACTGCGCCGCCCGGGTGCTGGCCGTGGGCGAGGCCGGCGTGGTGCTGGACCGCACCGTGTTCTACCCGCTGGGCGGCGGGCAGGCGGGCGACGCGGGTTGGCTGCAGACCGCGGACGGCACGCGCATCGCCATCGCCGACACCCGCAAGGAAAAGGATGCCGAAGGCCGGATTACGGGTCGAATCGTGCATTGGCCGGCGCCCGATCAGCCGGATGCGCTATCAAAATTGAATGTTGGCGACACCGTCACGGCCCGCATCGACATGCCGCGCCGCCGGCGGCTGATGCGCTTTCACACCGCCTCGCACCTGCTGTGCCACCTGGTGCCGGTGCCGGTCAACGGCTGCTCGATCACGCCCGAGCATGCGCGCATCGACTTTCACATGAGCGAGCCGCTGGACAGGGAGCAGCTCACGGCCGGCCTGGCGCGCCTGGTGGCCGCCGGCCTGCCGGTGGTGGTGGGCGCGGTGACGGACGCCGAGCTGGACGCGCACCCCGAGCTGGTCAAGAGCATGAGCGTGCAGCCGCCGCGCGGCAGCGGCACGGTGCGCACCATCCGCATCGGCGCGCCCGCGGGCGCGGGGCCCCTGATCGACCTGCAGCCCTGCGGCGGCACCCACGTGGCCAACACCGCCGAGATCGGTACCGTGGTGGTGACCAAGATCGAAAAGAAGAGTGCCATGACGCGGCGCGTGGTGCTGGGGCTGATCGATTGA
- a CDS encoding amino acid ABC transporter permease — protein MWDILQTYWVQLTIGYYPDGPLGGLALTLILAVAGLALALPAGLIVCLGLISPWRPLMRVVELFVFYMRSVPLIIHLLWIYFLLPLMIKGAPLWLVVLVVLTLFNGAYLSQAIRAGIEALPKGQYEAARSLGLSHAQALRRVILPQSLRNMTPSIVSQLVLLIKETALGSVIGMHEMTLEFMSLNDMLGNQAIAIFTLLGMAYFVLCYPLTILGRHLERRFAGVARAAANEIPTSQA, from the coding sequence ATGTGGGACATCCTGCAAACCTACTGGGTGCAGCTGACCATCGGCTATTACCCCGATGGCCCGCTGGGCGGCCTGGCGCTGACGCTGATCCTGGCCGTCGCCGGCCTGGCGCTCGCGTTGCCGGCTGGCCTGATCGTGTGTCTCGGCCTCATCAGCCCGTGGCGGCCGCTGATGCGCGTGGTGGAGCTGTTCGTGTTCTACATGCGCAGCGTGCCCTTGATCATCCACTTGCTGTGGATCTATTTCCTGCTGCCGCTGATGATCAAGGGCGCGCCCCTGTGGCTGGTGGTGCTGGTGGTCCTTACCCTGTTCAACGGTGCCTATCTGTCGCAGGCCATCCGCGCCGGGATCGAGGCGTTGCCCAAGGGCCAGTACGAGGCCGCGCGATCGCTGGGGCTGTCGCACGCACAGGCGCTGCGGCGGGTGATCCTGCCGCAGTCGCTGCGCAACATGACGCCCAGCATCGTCAGCCAGCTGGTGCTGCTGATTAAGGAAACCGCCCTTGGTTCGGTGATCGGCATGCACGAGATGACGCTGGAGTTCATGAGCCTGAACGACATGCTGGGCAACCAGGCCATTGCCATCTTCACGCTGCTGGGTATGGCCTATTTCGTGCTGTGCTATCCGTTGACCATCCTGGGGCGGCATCTGGAGCGGAGGTTCGCGGGCGTGGCCCGCGCCGCCGCGAACGAGATCCCGACGTCTCAGGCTTGA